In Streptomyces sp. NBC_00704, a genomic segment contains:
- a CDS encoding hydroxyacid dehydrogenase, which translates to MPSASLPRAVFAMDPVNLPLLFPEPLMARLRRTAEIDTALVVTDLRDPAAAAALAGAEVLITGWGCPRLDEDAAAAAPRLRAVLHAAGSVRSLVGESLWERGVAVSSAVTGNAVPVAEYTLAMILLAGKDAFAHRERFRRTHAQPTPAETAGTGNLGRVVGVIGASRVGRRLLELLRPFDFDVLLHDPYVDEAEAAALGARAVSLEDLLRRSDIVTLHAPDIPETRHLLDRTRLALVRDGGMLVNTSRGALVDHVALTDELVAGRLHAVLDVTDPEPLPADSPLYDLPNVFLTPHIAGSLGNELERLGRIVVEELERLAGGLPLAHEVRHADLAKVA; encoded by the coding sequence ATGCCCAGCGCCTCCTTGCCGAGGGCCGTGTTCGCCATGGATCCGGTGAACCTGCCCCTGCTGTTCCCGGAGCCGCTCATGGCCCGGTTGCGCCGCACGGCCGAGATCGACACCGCGCTCGTCGTGACCGACCTCCGCGACCCGGCGGCCGCTGCGGCCCTGGCCGGCGCCGAGGTCCTGATCACCGGCTGGGGATGCCCCCGCCTCGACGAGGACGCCGCCGCCGCGGCCCCCCGGCTGCGCGCGGTGCTCCACGCCGCGGGCTCGGTGCGCTCACTGGTCGGCGAGTCGCTGTGGGAGCGGGGGGTGGCCGTCTCCAGCGCGGTCACCGGCAACGCCGTCCCGGTGGCCGAGTACACCCTCGCGATGATCCTGCTGGCCGGGAAGGACGCCTTCGCCCACCGCGAGCGGTTCCGCCGCACCCACGCCCAGCCGACCCCCGCCGAGACCGCGGGCACGGGCAATCTCGGCCGCGTGGTCGGGGTCATCGGCGCGTCGCGGGTGGGCCGGCGACTGCTGGAACTGCTGCGCCCCTTCGACTTCGACGTCCTCCTCCACGACCCCTACGTGGACGAGGCCGAGGCCGCCGCACTCGGCGCGAGGGCGGTCTCCCTGGAGGATCTCCTGCGGCGCAGCGACATCGTCACCCTGCACGCGCCGGACATCCCCGAGACCCGTCACCTGCTCGACCGCACTCGCCTCGCCCTGGTGCGCGACGGCGGCATGCTCGTCAACACGTCCCGGGGCGCCCTGGTGGACCACGTCGCCCTCACCGACGAACTGGTGGCGGGCCGGCTGCACGCGGTGCTCGACGTCACCGACCCGGAGCCGCTGCCGGCCGACTCCCCGCTCTACGACCTGCCGAACGTGTTCCTGACCCCGCACATCGCCGGCTCCCTCGGCAACGAGCTGGAGCGGCTCGGACGCATCGTCGTGGAGGAGCTGGAACGGCTGGCCGGCGGGCTGCCCCTCGCCCACGAGGTCCGCCACGCCGACCTCGCGAAGGTGGCCTGA
- a CDS encoding LacI family DNA-binding transcriptional regulator — MVSTAGASATAGPTLAVVAREAGVSVPTASKVVNGREDVAPETRRRVTEALNRLGYVRRPRFDASRPPRQVDLVVHALDSSRSGAVLRGVEEAAYEAGLDLVVSAALSRTRAGHPQRGWLDRLAVRGSAGVLFNLAELTQSQYAWLAQHRIPFVMIDPVLEPPAGVMSVGAANWQGGVTATEHLLALGHERIAVIAGPRRRMCSSARVAGYRSALASAGVAPDPEYLRDGGFDETLAYRRMRELLDLPVPPTAVFVCSDRMALGAYRALAERGLRIPDDVSVVGFDDLPESRWTTPALTTVRQPLAETAATALRMLVRMMDGERPEGTRTELSTRLVQRSSTAPPRA, encoded by the coding sequence ATGGTGAGCACGGCGGGTGCGAGCGCGACGGCCGGGCCGACCCTGGCGGTCGTGGCCCGAGAGGCGGGAGTGTCCGTACCGACCGCCTCCAAGGTGGTCAACGGGCGGGAGGACGTGGCGCCCGAGACGCGGCGCCGGGTCACGGAGGCGCTGAACCGGCTCGGCTACGTGCGCAGACCCCGGTTCGACGCGTCCAGGCCGCCCCGGCAGGTGGATCTCGTCGTGCACGCGCTGGACAGTTCCCGCTCGGGCGCGGTCCTGCGCGGCGTCGAGGAGGCGGCGTACGAGGCCGGTCTGGATCTGGTCGTCTCCGCCGCGCTCTCCCGCACCCGCGCCGGACACCCGCAGCGGGGCTGGCTGGACCGGCTCGCCGTGCGCGGCTCGGCCGGAGTCCTCTTCAACCTCGCGGAGTTGACGCAGTCCCAGTACGCCTGGCTGGCGCAGCACCGCATCCCGTTCGTGATGATCGACCCGGTCCTGGAGCCCCCCGCCGGGGTGATGTCCGTGGGCGCGGCGAACTGGCAGGGCGGGGTGACGGCGACGGAGCACCTGCTGGCCCTCGGGCACGAACGCATCGCGGTGATCGCCGGTCCGAGGCGCAGGATGTGCAGCAGCGCCCGCGTCGCCGGTTACCGCTCCGCCCTCGCCTCGGCGGGCGTCGCACCGGACCCCGAGTACCTGCGCGACGGCGGCTTCGACGAGACCCTCGCGTACCGGCGCATGCGTGAGCTGCTGGACCTGCCCGTGCCGCCGACGGCCGTCTTCGTCTGCTCCGACCGCATGGCCCTGGGCGCCTACCGTGCCCTGGCGGAGCGGGGGTTGCGGATACCGGACGACGTCAGCGTCGTCGGCTTCGACGATCTGCCCGAGTCCCGCTGGACCACCCCCGCTCTGACCACGGTCCGTCAGCCGCTGGCGGAGACGGCGGCCACGGCGCTGCGCATGCTGGTGCGGATGATGGACGGGGAGCGGCCGGAGGGCACGCGCACCGAGCTGTCCACCCGGCTGGTGCAGCGGTCCAGCACCGCGCCGCCGCGGGCCTGA